From the Ralstonia wenshanensis genome, the window GCTGCAAGCTTCTGAGGAGCCGGGCATCCTGTCGACTGCGCTGCATGCTGACGGTAGCCACGCCAACATCCTGTGCGTGCCGGGCAACGTTGCGGCAGGTGCAATTCAAGGCAGCGCCTTCCTGTACATGGATGGTCAAGCTGTCTTCAAGCTGGCCGTCACGGTGCTCGACAAGGTTGCCCGTGAAGCACTGGCGGCAGCGGAGCTCGATGCCTCGCAAGTCGATTGGTTGATCCCGCACCAGGCGAACATCCGCATCATGCAGGGCACGACCAAGAAGCTGGGCCTCTCGAACGAGCGCCTGATCGTGACCGTCGACGAGCACGGCAACACATCGGCTGCCTCGATTCCCCTGGCGCTCGACGTTGCTGTGCGCGACGGCCGTATCCAGCGCGGTCAGCACGTGATGCTCGAAGGCGTGGGCGGCGGCTTTACCTGGGGCGCCGCGCTGCTGCGCTTCTGATCGACGAATTTCCAGAACGAACAATACGAGCCATGACATTCGCTTTCGTCTTCCCCGGCCAGGGTTCGCAATCGGTCGGCATGCTCAATGCGTTTGCCGATCATCCGGCCGTAGCGGCCACGCTGGCCGAGGCGTCCGACGCGCTGGGCCAGGACATCGGCAAACTGATCGCCGAAGGACCGGCAGAAGAACTCAACCTGACGACCAACACGCAACCCGTCATGCTGACGGCAGCGGTTGCCGTCTATCGTGCATGGCAGGCTGCCGGCGGCCCAACGCCGACCGTCGTGGCCGGCCATAGCCTTGGCGAGTATTCGGCGCTGGTCGCCGCTGGCGCCATCGCCTTTAAAGACGCTGTGCCGCTGGTGCGTTTTCGCGCCAAGGCGATGCAGGAAGCCGTGCCAGTGGGCGAGGGCGGCATGGCTGCGATTCTCGGTCTGTCGGACGATGACGTGCGCGCAGCATGCGCCGAAGCTTCCGTCGCGGGTGTGGTCGAAGCCGTGAACTTCAACGCGCCTGCCCAGGTGGTGATCGCCGGTGCCAAGGCGGCCGTCGAGAAGGCTTGTGAAATCGCCAAGGCCAAGGGCGCCAAGCGGGCGCTGCCGCTGCCGGTGTCGGCGCCGTTCCACTCTTCGCTGCTCAAGCCGGCGTCGGATCGTTTGCGCGAGTATCTCGCCAGCGTGACGGTCAGTGCCCCGGTGATCCCCGTCATCAATAACGTGGATGTGGCTGTGGTGAGCGACCCGGCCGCCATCAAAGATGCGCTGGTGCGCCAGGCAGCATCGCCGGTACGCTGGGTTGAGACGGTCCAGAAGATGAAGGCCGACGGCATTTCCCGCGTGGTCGAGTGCGGGCCTGGCAAAGTGCTGGCCGGTCTGGTCAAACGTATCGATGGCGAGATTGTCGGCGACGCAATCTTCGATCAGGCGTCGCTGGAAGCCGTGCTGGGCCAACTCAAATAATCAACGGGATTCGTATGACCCAAGCATTGAACAATCAGGTTGCTCTCGTCACCGGTGCTTCGCGCGGCATCGGCCGCGCCATTGCGCTGGAACTGGCGCGCCAAGGTGCGACGGTGGTCGGTACGGCCACGTCGGAAGCCGGCGCGCAAGCCATCACCGCGTACTTTGCCGAAGCTGGAGTGAAGGGTTCGGGTGTGGTGCTCAACGTGAATGATGCGGCGCGCTGCGAGGCGGTCATCGACGAAACCATCAAAACGCATGGTGGCCTGAACATCCTCGTCAACAATGCCGGCATCACGCAGGACAACCTTGCGATGCGTATGAAGGACGAAGAGTGGGTGTCGGTCATCGACACGAACCTCTCGGCTGTGTTCCGACTGTCGCGCGCCGTGTTGCGCCCGATGATGAAGGCGCGCGGTGGCCGCATCATCAACATCACTTCGGTCGTCGGCTCCGCCGGCAACCCGGGGCAGGCGAACTACGCAGCGGCCAAGGCTGGCGTGGAAGGTATGGCTCGAGCGCTGGCGCGTGAGATCGGTAGCCGGAACATCACGGTCAACTGCATCGCTCCGGGCTTTATCGATACCGACATGACGAAGGTCCTGTCGGAAGAGCAACATACCGCGCTGAAGGCGCAGATTCCGCTGGGCCGCCTCGGCGCGCCCGAG encodes:
- the fabG gene encoding 3-oxoacyl-ACP reductase FabG; amino-acid sequence: MTQALNNQVALVTGASRGIGRAIALELARQGATVVGTATSEAGAQAITAYFAEAGVKGSGVVLNVNDAARCEAVIDETIKTHGGLNILVNNAGITQDNLAMRMKDEEWVSVIDTNLSAVFRLSRAVLRPMMKARGGRIINITSVVGSAGNPGQANYAAAKAGVEGMARALAREIGSRNITVNCIAPGFIDTDMTKVLSEEQHTALKAQIPLGRLGAPEDIASAVAFLASPAAGYITGSTLHVNGGMYMG
- the fabD gene encoding ACP S-malonyltransferase, whose amino-acid sequence is MTFAFVFPGQGSQSVGMLNAFADHPAVAATLAEASDALGQDIGKLIAEGPAEELNLTTNTQPVMLTAAVAVYRAWQAAGGPTPTVVAGHSLGEYSALVAAGAIAFKDAVPLVRFRAKAMQEAVPVGEGGMAAILGLSDDDVRAACAEASVAGVVEAVNFNAPAQVVIAGAKAAVEKACEIAKAKGAKRALPLPVSAPFHSSLLKPASDRLREYLASVTVSAPVIPVINNVDVAVVSDPAAIKDALVRQAASPVRWVETVQKMKADGISRVVECGPGKVLAGLVKRIDGEIVGDAIFDQASLEAVLGQLK